A portion of the Meriones unguiculatus strain TT.TT164.6M chromosome 11, Bangor_MerUng_6.1, whole genome shotgun sequence genome contains these proteins:
- the LOC110549243 gene encoding putative ATP-dependent RNA helicase Pl10, with the protein MSHVAEEDELGLDQQLAGLDLNSPDSQSGGSTASKGRYIPPHLRNREATKASYDKDSSRWSKDKDAYSSFGSRSDTRAKSSFFSDRGSGARGRFDDRGRSDYEGTGSRGGRSGFGKFERGGNSRWCDKADEDDWSKPLPPSERLEQELFSGGNTGINFEKYDDIPVEATGNNCPPHIESFSDVEMGEIIMGNIELTRYTRPTPVQKHAIPIIKEKRDLMACAQTGSGKTAAFLLPILSQIYTDGPGEALRAMKENGKYGRRKQYPISLVLAPTRELAVQIYEEARKFSYRSRVRPCVVYGGADIGQQIRDLERGCHLLVATPGRLVDMMERGKIGLDFCKYLVLDEADRMLDMGFEPQIRRIVEQDTMPPKGVRHTMMFSATFPKEIQMLARDFLDEYIFLAVGRVGSTSENITQKVVWVEEADKRSFLLDLLNATGKDSLILVFVETKKGADSLEDFLYHEGYACTSIHGDRSQRDREEALHQFRSGKSPILVATAVAARGLDISNVKHVINFDLPSDIEEYVHRIGRTGRVGNLGLATSFFNERNINITKDLLDLLVEAKQEVPSWLENMAFEHHYKGGSRGRSKSRFSGGFGARDYRQSSGASSSSFSSGRASNSRSGGSSHGSSRGFGGGSYGGFYNSDGYGGNYSSQGVDWWGN; encoded by the coding sequence ATGAGTCATGTGGCGGAGGAAGATGAGCTCGGGCTGGACCAGCAGTTGGCTGGCCTAGACCTGAACTCTCCGGACAGCCAGAGCGGAGGCAGCACAGCCAGCAAAGGGCGTTACATCCCTCCTCACCTCCGGAACCGGGAAGCTACGAAAGCCTCCTACGACAAAGACAGCTCACGGTGGAGTAAAGACAAGGATGCCTACAGCAGTTTCGGGTCCCGTAGCGACACGAGAGCCAAGTCCAGCTTCTTCAGCGACCGTGGCAGTGGAGCAAGAGGAAGGTTTGATGACCGCGGGCGGAGTGACTACGAGGGCACCGGCAGCCGTGGCGGTAGAAGTGGCTTTGGCAAATTTGAACGGGGCGGGAACAGTCGCTGGTGCGACAAAGCCGACGAAGACGACTGGTCCAAACCGCTCCCACCAAGCGAACGCTTGGAACAGGAACTCTTTTCTGGAGGCAACACTGGGATTAACTTTGAGAAATACGATGACATTCCGGTTGAGGCAACAGGGAATAACTGCCCTCCACATATTGAAAGTTTCAGTGATGTTGAGATGGGAGAGATTATTATGGGAAACATCGAGCTTACTCGCTATACTCGCCCAACTCCAGTGCAGAAGCATGCTATTCCTATTATCAAAGAGAAAAGAGACTTGATGGCTTGTGCCCAAACAGGATCTGGAAAAACGGCAGCTTTTCTTTTACCTATCTTGAGTCAGATCTATACAGATGGTCCGGGTGAGGCTTTGAGGGCCATGAAGGAGAATGGAAAGTATGGGCGTCGCAAACAGTATCCGATCTCCTTGGTCCTGGCTCCAACCAGAGAATTGGCAGTGCAGATCTACGAGGAGGCCAGGAAATTCTCCTACCGGTCTCGAGTTCGTCCTTGTGTGGTTTATGGCGGAGCTGATATTGGTCAGCAGATTCGAGACTTGGAACGTGGATGCCACTTGTTAGTGGCCACTCCAGGACGGCTAGTGGACATGATGGAGAGAGGAAAGATCGGACTGGACTTCTGCAAGTACTTGGTGTTAGATGAAGCGGATCGGATGTTGGACATGGGTTTTGAGCCTCAGATACGAAGAATAGTTGAGCAGGACACCATGCCTCCAAAAGGTGTCCGCCACACTATGATGTTTAGCGCTACTTTTCCTAAGGAAATACAGATGCTGGCTCGCGATTTCTTGGATGAATATATCTTTCTGGCCGTAGGGAGAGTCGGGTCTACTTCTGAGAACATCACGCAGAAAGTCGTGTGGGTGGAAGAAGCAGACAAGCGGTCATTTCTGCTTGACCTCCTGAATGCAACAGGCAAGGACTCCCTGATACTGGTGTTTGTGGAGACCAAAAAGGGTGCAGATTCCCTGGAGGATTTCTTATACCATGAAGGATATGCTTGTACCAGCATCCATGGAGACCGATCTCAGCGAGATAGGGAAGAGGCCCTTCACCAGTTCCGATCGGGAAAAAGTCCAATTCTCGTGGCCACAGCAGTTGCAGCAAGAGGACTGGATATTTCCAATGTGAAACATGTCATCAATTTCGACCTACCTAGTGACATCGAAGAATATGTGCATCGCATTGGCCGTACAGGCCGAGTTGGAAACCTTGGCCTTGCCACCTCATTCTTCAACGAGAGGAACATAAATATTACCAAAGATTTATTGGATCTTCTTGTTGAAGCGAAACAAGAAGTGCCATCTTGGCTAGAAAACATGGCTTTTGAACACCATTACAAGGGTGGCAGTCGTGGACGATCCAAGAGCAGATTTAGTGGAGGGTTTGGTGCCAGAGACTATCGACAAAGTAGCGGCGCCAGCAGTTCCAGCTTCAGCAGTGGCCGTGCCAGCAACAGTCGCAGTGGTGGAAGCAGCCACGGCAGCAGCAGAGGGTTTGGTGGAGGTAGCTATGGAGGCTTTTACAACAGTGATGGATATGGAGGAAATTATAGCTCCCAGGGGGTAGACTGGTGGGGTAACTGA